TTCAAAACTTCATTGTCAACATAGCTGAATTGCATCTGACCGTTACCAAGAATGGATGCTGTTCTGAGCAAGGTAATCAGGCCATTTTCTCCTTCTGGTGTTTCCAGAATCCCACGTAACAGTTTGAAGTTGTGCACCATGCCAATATTCATAGATTCATTATCCAGTTTGCTAACCGATTTAATGATAGCAGTGGGTCCGAACTTATCGGCTCCTTGTGTAGGGCTGATTCCATCAGAAAGTGGTGTCCAGTCAAGGCGACCATTGGCTGTCGCTCCAGTAATTTCCCCAATGGGGGTATTGTTGGAAATAGAGAGGGTACCATGGCTAAGATGTGAATACAACATTTTATGGGAGCGGTGAACCCTTTCAGTCCAAGATACGAGATCTGCAGCAATTTCATCAGCATAGTCATCATCATTGCCATATTTTGGTGCATTCAGGCATTCGGTGCGCAGGGTTTCAAAGCCTACAAAATTCGCGGCCAAGGCATCCCGAATTTGTTTCAGTGTGTATTTCTTGTCATCAAAGACCAGTTTTTTAATGGCAGCCATAGAGTCGGCATAGGTTCCGAGGCCGGAGAAGATAAGGCCGGGTCCGTAATTGATTAAGGCTCCACCGCTTGTAACATCGGTACCTTTTTCCATACAACCTTCCACCAGCAGGGACGTAAGCGGTTTAGGAGCAATCTCTCTGTGCACCCGCTGGCTGACAAGAGTTCCGATGGCAGATAAGCGGATAATATGTTCGATTTGCTTTTTGCAAGCAGCATCAAACTCTTCATAGGTCTTGATATTGTCAAGATCTCCATTGTCAAGGCCTTGCATGGTTTTATGCCACTTCATGATGCCTCGATTCAGAACAAATTCTATGGCAATGGGCCACTGGGTATAACCGGTGGAGGTCCACTGATAGATTCTGCCGGACTTTTGGGCTTCAACGCAGCCCATCAAGCAGTAATCTCGTGCATCTTCAATGGAAAAGCCCTTAATCAGCATCATCTTAATGTGATTATCATCAAAGTGACAGGCGGGGAAACCAAGCCCTGCTTTAACAACATCGACAATTTTCTTCAGATATTGTTGTGGCGATTTGTTGTGAATCCGACAAGCTAGGGACGGTTGATACATTTTGGTAAAGCGGACGGCATCCATGATCAGATATGTTAGATCATTGGTTGCGTCACCGCCAGTTCTCTTCTGCCCGCCAATTGTTAAGTTGACAAACGGCTGATAGCCCGCGAAATATTTTGCTCCCAGTTCACTGGACAACCACATGACTTCAGAG
This sequence is a window from Desulfosporosinus sp. Sb-LF. Protein-coding genes within it:
- the cutC gene encoding choline trimethylamine-lyase, giving the protein MDIKEFSNKFADATKNLSLEETAAIMKLFQGISKELSVNSTSTNSVTKSPVFEGEITGLTPRLERLKAAYLKVKPSISTYRARAFTQVTKENSGLPKILLRAKCFRKACETAPLVIQNDELIVGHPCGKARSGAVSPDIAWRWIRDELDTMSTRTQDPFEISEEDKRILREEIFPFWEGKSVDEICQQQYEDAGVWSFSGEAYVSDLSYHQINGGGDTAPGYDVILITKGIDGVRQEAVEKLSSLSMVNPEDIDKIYFYKAEIETCDGILAYAKRLSNYAKELADREQDSARKKELYKISDVLTYVPANPPRTFHEALQSVWMLESLFAVEENQTGISLGRLDQYVYPMFKADMEAGRMNKLEAFELLSCFIIKCSEVMWLSSELGAKYFAGYQPFVNLTIGGQKRTGGDATNDLTYLIMDAVRFTKMYQPSLACRIHNKSPQQYLKKIVDVVKAGLGFPACHFDDNHIKMMLIKGFSIEDARDYCLMGCVEAQKSGRIYQWTSTGYTQWPIAIEFVLNRGIMKWHKTMQGLDNGDLDNIKTYEEFDAACKKQIEHIIRLSAIGTLVSQRVHREIAPKPLTSLLVEGCMEKGTDVTSGGALINYGPGLIFSGLGTYADSMAAIKKLVFDDKKYTLKQIRDALAANFVGFETLRTECLNAPKYGNDDDYADEIAADLVSWTERVHRSHKMLYSHLSHGTLSISNNTPIGEITGATANGRLDWTPLSDGISPTQGADKFGPTAIIKSVSKLDNESMNIGMVHNFKLLRGILETPEGENGLITLLRTASILGNGQMQFSYVDNEVLKKAQLEPEKYRDLIIRVAGYSAYFVELCKEVQDEIISRTVLDHF